A single Mesomycoplasma ovipneumoniae DNA region contains:
- a CDS encoding lipoate--protein ligase: MYLIEPKRNGKWVFDGAILLAIQYWAIKNLKLDETIVFPYICDPHVQIGYFQNPSVEVNLELLKQKNIEVVRRDTGGGAIYLDRNGVNFCFSFPYEKNKNLLGNYAQFYDPVIKVLQNLGIKNVQFSGKNDLQIEGKKVSGAAMSLVNDRIYAGFSLLYDVDFDFIGKILTPNQKKIEAKGIKSVSQRVTNLKNKLSEEYQNFSIFEMKDLFLTEFLKVNSEEKFKKYELTDSDWVQIDKMVAEKYKNWDFVWGLSPNYSFNRSIRTKAGTITFSLEIDEGKISKIKISGDFFPKKSLLELENFLIGTKLTQDQLLNRLKDAKLDDYFSQKVDEEEICNLLLN; the protein is encoded by the coding sequence ATGTACTTAATCGAACCAAAACGCAATGGAAAATGAGTTTTTGATGGTGCGATTTTGCTCGCAATTCAATATTGAGCAATTAAAAACTTAAAACTAGATGAAACAATTGTTTTTCCTTATATTTGTGATCCACACGTCCAAATTGGTTATTTTCAAAATCCAAGTGTTGAAGTTAACCTTGAACTTTTAAAGCAAAAAAATATTGAAGTCGTTAGACGCGACACTGGTGGTGGTGCAATTTATTTAGATAGAAATGGAGTAAATTTTTGTTTTTCATTCCCATATGAAAAAAATAAAAATTTACTCGGAAATTATGCACAATTTTACGACCCTGTTATTAAGGTTTTGCAAAACTTAGGGATAAAAAATGTGCAATTTAGTGGAAAAAATGACCTTCAAATTGAAGGAAAAAAAGTTTCTGGGGCAGCAATGTCGCTTGTAAATGATAGAATTTATGCAGGTTTTTCACTTTTATATGATGTAGATTTTGATTTTATTGGCAAAATTCTAACTCCAAACCAGAAAAAAATTGAAGCAAAAGGAATAAAATCTGTTTCTCAACGGGTAACTAATTTAAAAAATAAGCTTTCAGAAGAATACCAAAATTTTTCAATTTTTGAAATGAAAGACTTATTTTTGACTGAATTTTTGAAAGTAAATTCAGAAGAAAAATTTAAAAAATATGAACTTACTGATAGTGATTGAGTTCAAATTGACAAAATGGTTGCTGAAAAATACAAAAATTGGGATTTTGTTTGAGGACTTAGTCCAAATTATTCGTTCAACAGATCAATTAGAACAAAAGCTGGAACAATAACATTTTCTTTAGAAATTGATGAAGGAAAAATTAGCAAAATTAAAATTTCAGGCGATTTTTTCCCGAAAAAATCACTTTTAGAGTTAGAAAATTTCTTAATTGGGACAAAGTTAACTCAAGATCAACTATTAAATCGGCTAAAAGATGCAAAATTAGATGATTATTTTAGTCAAAAAGTTGATGAAGAAGAAATTTGTAACTTACTTTTAAACTAA
- a CDS encoding deacetylase SIR2, translating into MNLRTFSILDQAIKIKKILDSADAIVVGVGSGLTSADGNNYYGSKFSDNFKDFIEKYHFLDMLQASLYDFGSWETYWAFHSRFAKVNFLDLKESESFLNLKKILENKNFFIITTNSDSFFEKSGFDNQKIFYIQGKYNLMQCSKMCKNFLYQDDELILKMVENQKNMKVDYNLLPKCPECNAFLEINKRISFKGMVEDQNFDNQKANYNNFIEQNKDKNLVFLEIGVGFTTPQLIKLPFQEMTKKFKNAKYLVINQKKYRTNKDILEKSYFFHEDIKLLLQKITE; encoded by the coding sequence ATGAACTTGAGGACTTTTAGTATCCTAGATCAAGCGATAAAAATCAAGAAAATCCTTGATTCAGCTGATGCAATTGTTGTTGGAGTTGGTTCAGGACTAACAAGTGCAGATGGAAATAATTATTATGGATCAAAATTCAGTGATAATTTTAAAGATTTTATCGAAAAATACCATTTTTTAGATATGCTTCAAGCTTCGCTTTATGATTTTGGATCATGAGAAACATACTGAGCTTTTCATAGTAGATTTGCGAAAGTTAATTTTTTAGATCTTAAAGAATCAGAAAGTTTTTTGAATTTGAAAAAAATTTTAGAAAATAAAAATTTTTTTATAATAACCACAAATTCTGATAGTTTTTTTGAAAAATCAGGATTTGACAATCAAAAAATTTTTTACATCCAAGGTAAATATAATTTAATGCAGTGCTCAAAAATGTGTAAAAATTTTTTATACCAAGATGATGAATTAATTCTAAAAATGGTAGAAAATCAAAAAAATATGAAGGTTGATTATAATTTATTACCAAAATGCCCAGAATGTAATGCCTTTTTAGAAATAAACAAAAGAATTTCGTTTAAAGGAATGGTAGAAGATCAAAACTTCGATAACCAAAAAGCAAATTACAATAATTTTATTGAACAAAATAAAGATAAAAACTTAGTTTTTCTTGAAATAGGGGTTGGATTTACAACCCCGCAATTAATTAAATTGCCATTTCAAGAGATGACAAAAAAATTCAAAAATGCAAAATATCTAGTTATAAATCAGAAAAAATACCGTACTAACAAGGATATTCTTGAAAAATCCTATTTTTTTCATGAGGATATTAAGTTACTTCTACAAAAAATAACAGAATAG
- a CDS encoding glycine cleavage system protein H, translated as MKKIANFLIIEQKNEIFTIYLTAELQDDLGTIGFLKFTNKKQLEKDDVVAKIEASKTVFSIKTPLKCRIIELNQLAEKDPKILNSHESDKNWLFKAKDIDQSEFDELEDF; from the coding sequence ATGAAAAAAATTGCTAATTTCTTGATAATTGAACAAAAAAATGAAATTTTTACTATCTATTTAACGGCCGAATTACAAGATGATCTTGGAACAATCGGATTTTTAAAATTTACGAATAAAAAACAACTAGAAAAAGATGATGTTGTTGCTAAAATTGAAGCGTCAAAAACTGTTTTTTCAATAAAAACACCCTTAAAATGTAGAATTATTGAACTAAATCAATTAGCTGAAAAGGATCCAAAAATTTTGAATTCGCATGAGTCAGACAAAAATTGACTTTTTAAAGCAAAAGATATAGACCAAAGTGAATTTGATGAACTTGAGGACTTTTAG
- a CDS encoding ATP-binding cassette domain-containing protein, whose protein sequence is MIKIENLTKKIDNKSIFNNLNLKIPSNKITFVIGKSGIGKSTLINLIAGFTKKDSGNISFFDENGSEIKKPLVDVVFQDFNLIESLSIKNNILIANHILNRELDDSEIQQAANSIGIETNKLDQIAKNLSGGEKQRAAFLRSLSRKSDFILLDEPTGNLDHENSIALLDLLVKASESKTILIVSHDLELANQYADQIINLENLSVNVIENNKQINVESKNKHSNMISNQVYKKPGFLQKFKVALLLVLADFKSKITSFILVLVTFFALIFSMVIFMNLHFSAKNISIETVTQSNFDTIRIAEKDIISLAPEEIDQLKKDNPKIKHTSLVYSSLDNFTFIYNGNVSLENRSIWPTDESDFFKNRFSSFSKDGNFSNRFITNPNEVVLSQKLIDELKIDNPIGKTIKIINVNPLILKQKFEDLDRFSESATIVGILDKPFDDGANFSLVHTDKLKSVYQKSKQNGKESKFDEFEFLPDDYFSLDFEKYVFSRPSTVETEETLVKPNKIHKSFYENSNQVNSINLKKGTLPKNFNEIAVSSNITDKTGKLLKITNKKNILIFKVVGVFDPEKDDENIAIFNNNIEKYSGELLPISALIYFDHDNLYNNINDFLNKYGKLGVSRYYSTSGGPDEILNEIISSQYVLLLIIFVSIIIFGISLLIFVSLYATNLSKFKKKSIGILKSLGGKTSQIFLYHWLNLVILSAFVFVLGIIFSISFVPLIYGAISNQNSIFPDYQQISVIFIIIWLGSFTILSIIYSLISYITYKKDIVTLLK, encoded by the coding sequence ATGATAAAAATAGAAAATTTAACTAAAAAAATTGATAATAAATCTATTTTTAATAATTTAAATCTCAAAATTCCTTCAAACAAAATTACATTTGTAATTGGAAAATCTGGAATTGGTAAATCCACACTAATTAATTTAATTGCCGGTTTTACAAAAAAAGATAGTGGAAACATTTCTTTTTTTGATGAAAATGGTTCTGAAATTAAAAAACCATTAGTTGATGTTGTTTTTCAAGATTTTAATTTAATTGAGTCATTAAGCATAAAAAATAATATTTTAATAGCAAATCACATTTTGAATCGCGAATTAGATGATTCAGAAATACAGCAAGCTGCGAATTCTATCGGTATTGAAACCAACAAATTAGATCAGATAGCGAAAAACTTATCAGGTGGCGAAAAACAACGCGCTGCATTTTTAAGAAGTTTATCAAGAAAAAGTGATTTTATTTTGCTTGACGAACCAACTGGAAATTTGGACCATGAAAATTCCATTGCCTTACTTGATTTGTTAGTTAAAGCTTCTGAAAGTAAAACAATTTTAATTGTTAGTCATGATTTAGAATTAGCAAACCAATATGCCGATCAAATTATTAATTTAGAAAATTTATCCGTTAATGTTATAGAAAATAACAAACAAATTAATGTTGAATCAAAAAATAAACACTCTAACATGATATCAAACCAGGTCTATAAAAAACCTGGTTTCTTACAAAAATTTAAAGTAGCTTTATTGCTAGTGCTTGCGGATTTTAAGTCAAAAATTACGAGTTTTATTTTAGTTTTAGTAACATTTTTTGCTTTAATTTTTAGCATGGTTATTTTCATGAACTTACATTTTTCAGCAAAAAATATATCCATTGAAACGGTTACCCAATCAAATTTTGACACTATTAGAATTGCCGAAAAGGATATTATTTCTTTAGCCCCTGAAGAAATTGACCAACTTAAAAAGGATAATCCCAAAATAAAACACACTAGTTTAGTATATAGTAGCCTTGATAATTTTACATTTATTTATAATGGTAACGTTTCTCTTGAGAATCGTTCTATTTGACCAACTGATGAATCAGATTTTTTTAAAAACAGATTTAGTTCATTTAGTAAAGATGGAAATTTTAGTAACAGGTTTATTACCAATCCAAATGAGGTTGTCCTCTCACAAAAATTAATTGATGAATTAAAAATTGATAATCCAATTGGAAAAACAATTAAAATTATTAACGTTAATCCATTAATTTTAAAGCAAAAATTTGAAGATTTAGATCGATTTTCTGAATCAGCAACAATTGTGGGAATTTTAGATAAGCCTTTTGATGATGGTGCTAATTTTTCGCTCGTTCACACAGATAAATTAAAGTCAGTTTATCAAAAATCAAAACAAAATGGAAAAGAAAGCAAGTTTGATGAATTTGAGTTTTTACCTGATGATTATTTTTCATTAGACTTTGAAAAGTATGTTTTTAGTCGACCATCAACCGTAGAAACTGAGGAAACACTTGTAAAACCCAATAAAATACATAAGTCTTTCTACGAGAATTCAAATCAAGTTAATTCAATAAACTTGAAAAAAGGTACGTTGCCTAAAAATTTTAATGAAATAGCAGTCAGCTCGAATATAACTGATAAAACAGGAAAACTTTTAAAAATTACTAATAAGAAAAACATTTTAATTTTTAAAGTTGTTGGAGTTTTTGATCCTGAAAAAGATGATGAAAATATCGCTATTTTTAACAATAATATTGAAAAATATTCTGGCGAATTACTTCCAATAAGTGCTTTGATTTATTTTGATCATGATAATTTATATAATAATATTAATGATTTTTTAAATAAATATGGCAAACTGGGAGTTAGTCGTTATTACTCGACATCTGGCGGTCCGGATGAAATTCTAAATGAGATAATTTCCTCTCAATATGTTTTGTTATTAATTATTTTTGTGTCAATAATAATTTTTGGAATAAGTTTGTTAATTTTTGTGTCATTATATGCAACAAATCTTTCTAAATTCAAGAAAAAATCAATTGGTATTCTAAAGTCTCTTGGTGGCAAAACATCACAAATTTTCTTGTATCATTGATTAAATTTGGTAATACTTTCTGCTTTTGTTTTTGTTTTGGGTATTATATTTTCAATTTCTTTTGTGCCTTTGATTTATGGTGCAATTTCAAATCAAAATTCAATTTTTCCTGATTATCAGCAAATTAGCGTTATTTTTATAATTATCTGGCTTGGTAGTTTCACTATTTTATCAATCATATATTCATTAATTTCTTATATAACTTATAAAAAAGATATTGTGACATTATTAAAATAA
- a CDS encoding ATP-binding cassette domain-containing protein, protein MIKIENLTKKIDNKTIFDNLNLDIPSRKITFIIGKSGIGKTTLINLIAGFTKKDSGKISFLDENGSEIKKPLVDVVFQDFNLITNISSENNILIANNVINRVLDPKELEQQAKYVSIEAQQLKQNANNLSGGEKQRIAILRSLSRDSDFILLDEPTGNLDVENGISVFENLKNIAKNKTILVVSHNLEFAKKYADKIIRIEKGKISEENIDKSEQNLAINDEKSTQLVSFKSSSYSKIAKIKQELKTGLLLTLADYKSKIVSTILFVILFLTSFFGTLLFGVLNLNISTSNSLKVNELQLDSVLISKKSERDVTTFTDNDINNLREKNKTIKKIIPFFTFPSLAFEYNDKRKLGAPIDYIDESEFFKNRFNFDQKNLIGRNIEKLDEVIISKEVATEFGIKEPKEQEIAVLTGAKDKKTLKVVGINNLVNAKKLNLTFLHHKFGEDIEFQKSKNREPDNSQTSQTKKIEPIILRLYFENDNLENNIDNFIENNKEYAIDSSLKGVTKLTYDLQNFINLIVGAILIVFIAILLIQTIFYTKNLTDSKVKLIGILKALRAKTWQIFLYHWLNIIIISFLILVINLSVSLPLIPKIYIRILGEDAIYPSTSQIVMLIFITWIAMFFIISFIYLLISWINYRKPVTKLLKFDQF, encoded by the coding sequence ATGATAAAAATTGAGAATTTAACGAAAAAGATTGATAACAAAACCATCTTTGATAATCTAAATCTTGATATTCCTTCAAGAAAAATAACGTTTATAATTGGTAAATCAGGAATTGGTAAAACAACTCTTATTAATTTAATTGCCGGTTTTACTAAAAAAGACAGTGGAAAAATTTCTTTTTTGGATGAAAATGGTTCTGAAATTAAAAAACCATTAGTTGATGTTGTTTTTCAGGACTTCAATTTAATAACTAATATTTCATCAGAAAATAATATTTTAATTGCAAATAATGTAATAAATAGAGTTTTAGACCCAAAAGAATTGGAACAACAAGCTAAATATGTGTCAATTGAAGCTCAGCAATTAAAGCAAAATGCAAACAATTTATCTGGTGGCGAAAAACAAAGAATAGCAATTCTCCGTTCGCTTTCAAGAGATAGTGATTTTATTTTGCTTGACGAACCAACTGGGAATCTTGATGTTGAAAATGGTATTTCTGTATTTGAAAATCTAAAAAATATTGCAAAAAATAAAACAATATTAGTGGTCAGTCACAATTTAGAATTTGCAAAAAAATATGCTGACAAGATCATTCGTATTGAAAAAGGAAAAATTTCCGAAGAAAATATTGACAAAAGTGAGCAAAATTTAGCAATTAATGATGAAAAAAGTACTCAGTTAGTTTCATTTAAGAGTTCTTCTTATTCAAAAATTGCAAAAATTAAGCAAGAATTAAAAACAGGTTTATTGCTTACTCTGGCAGATTATAAATCAAAAATAGTTTCAACCATTTTATTTGTAATACTTTTTCTAACAAGTTTTTTTGGGACATTATTATTTGGTGTTTTAAATTTAAATATTTCCACTTCTAATTCTCTTAAAGTTAATGAATTGCAACTTGATTCTGTTTTAATTAGCAAAAAATCAGAAAGAGATGTGACGACCTTCACAGATAATGACATTAATAATCTCAGAGAAAAAAATAAAACAATAAAAAAAATTATTCCTTTCTTTACTTTCCCATCATTAGCTTTTGAATATAATGACAAAAGAAAGCTTGGAGCACCTATTGATTACATTGATGAAAGTGAATTTTTTAAAAATAGGTTCAATTTTGATCAAAAAAATTTAATAGGAAGAAACATTGAAAAATTAGATGAAGTTATAATTTCAAAAGAAGTAGCTACAGAATTTGGTATCAAAGAGCCAAAAGAACAAGAAATTGCTGTTTTAACTGGTGCCAAAGATAAGAAAACATTAAAAGTTGTCGGAATAAATAATTTAGTTAATGCAAAAAAATTAAACTTAACTTTTTTGCATCATAAATTCGGCGAAGATATCGAATTTCAGAAAAGCAAAAACAGGGAACCAGACAATTCACAAACCAGTCAAACCAAAAAAATAGAACCAATTATTTTAAGATTATATTTTGAAAATGATAATTTGGAAAATAATATTGATAATTTTATTGAGAATAATAAAGAGTATGCAATTGACTCTTCATTAAAAGGTGTAACAAAATTAACTTATGATTTACAAAATTTTATAAATTTAATTGTTGGAGCAATTTTAATTGTTTTTATAGCAATTCTATTAATACAAACGATTTTTTATACAAAAAATCTAACTGATTCAAAAGTAAAATTAATTGGAATCCTAAAAGCCCTTCGCGCTAAGACATGGCAGATTTTTCTTTACCATTGATTAAATATAATTATAATTTCATTTCTAATTTTAGTCATTAACTTATCAGTGTCTCTCCCCCTAATTCCAAAAATTTACATTCGAATACTCGGTGAAGATGCCATATATCCTTCGACTTCACAAATAGTAATGTTAATTTTCATAACATGAATAGCAATGTTTTTTATAATTTCGTTTATTTACTTATTGATTTCATGGATTAATTATAGAAAACCTGTCACAAAATTGTTAAAATTCGATCAATTTTAA
- a CDS encoding site-specific DNA-methyltransferase: MNQNNLLEKYKKQIEEISSKELNSDQKNLAIQILEKFEPNKLEYVFQFISQRIKTGFRFDTAPESDSDLVAILQKNEDLSFVLDKSQSEENTLIIGENYDALKNLVVLERERERERETAAGYDVIYIDPPYNTQASFDDGNQVANDKENILPSKFIYRDKYSRNGWLNLLNERLNLAKKLLKEDGIIFISIDDNQQAYLKVLMDEIFGEENFVANLVWQKKNAGSGDDSKYLKILTEYILLYSKNIGELTINTIAKDTNTKAYKFEDEHLAKRGKYSLNQLDRASLSWSKNLDYEFEHEGKVYYPGGSKEKWLIRQSGKHAEKDWRWRWSYNKLIEGIKNDYIVFKNNKIYSKQYQFVDNSDNEIERQDKFNNLIIDSNKQGTQGTAILKSIFDGFKIFDHPKPTNLLKHIINMHPNKNARVLDFFAGSGTTGHAVWDLNRQDGGKRTFTLITNNQNNIATDVTYERLFRISNGKGSQNQEFDWAKKNKPYLQNLKVFDISYYNTQIFGSEKGLDDLVDSLLKLFKDFDIKVASNHKDAKNTKYIELLNHLLALKPQEKDS, from the coding sequence ATGAATCAAAATAACCTCTTAGAAAAATATAAAAAGCAAATTGAGGAAATTTCCTCAAAAGAGCTAAATTCAGACCAAAAAAATTTAGCAATTCAAATTTTAGAAAAATTTGAACCAAATAAACTTGAATATGTTTTTCAGTTTATTTCTCAACGAATCAAAACTGGCTTTCGTTTTGATACAGCTCCTGAATCTGATTCAGATTTAGTTGCAATTTTACAAAAAAATGAAGATTTATCTTTTGTTTTAGACAAAAGTCAATCTGAAGAAAACACCTTAATAATAGGCGAAAATTATGATGCTCTTAAAAATCTTGTAGTTCTCGAGAGAGAGAGAGAGAGAGAGAGAGAGACCGCCGCTGGCTATGATGTAATTTATATTGATCCACCTTATAATACCCAGGCTAGTTTTGACGATGGTAATCAGGTTGCAAATGATAAAGAAAATATTTTACCTTCTAAATTTATTTATCGAGATAAGTACTCTCGAAATGGTTGACTAAACTTATTAAATGAGAGACTAAATTTAGCCAAAAAACTTTTAAAAGAGGACGGTATAATTTTTATTTCAATTGATGATAATCAGCAAGCTTATCTAAAAGTTTTAATGGACGAAATTTTTGGTGAGGAAAATTTTGTTGCTAATTTGGTTTGACAAAAGAAAAATGCTGGTAGTGGTGACGATAGTAAATATTTAAAAATATTGACTGAATACATACTGCTTTATAGTAAAAATATTGGTGAATTAACTATTAATACCATTGCAAAAGACACAAATACAAAAGCTTATAAATTTGAAGATGAACATTTAGCAAAAAGAGGAAAATATTCGTTAAACCAATTAGATCGTGCCTCTTTATCTTGATCTAAAAATCTTGACTATGAGTTTGAGCATGAAGGTAAAGTTTATTACCCGGGTGGCAGTAAAGAAAAATGATTAATTCGCCAAAGTGGTAAACATGCTGAAAAAGACTGGCGATGAAGATGAAGCTATAATAAATTAATTGAAGGCATTAAAAATGATTATATTGTTTTTAAAAACAATAAAATTTATTCAAAACAATACCAATTTGTTGATAATTCTGATAATGAAATTGAGCGCCAAGACAAATTTAATAATTTAATAATAGATTCAAACAAACAAGGAACCCAAGGAACCGCAATTCTAAAAAGTATTTTTGATGGGTTTAAAATTTTTGATCATCCTAAACCTACGAATTTATTAAAGCATATTATAAATATGCATCCCAATAAAAATGCAAGAGTTCTTGATTTTTTTGCCGGCAGTGGAACAACTGGTCACGCCGTTTGAGATTTAAACCGTCAAGATGGTGGAAAACGAACCTTTACTTTGATAACCAATAATCAAAATAATATCGCAACTGATGTAACATATGAACGACTTTTTAGAATTTCAAATGGAAAAGGATCGCAAAATCAAGAATTTGACTGAGCCAAAAAAAACAAACCTTATTTGCAAAACCTGAAAGTTTTTGACATTTCTTATTACAATACTCAAATTTTTGGTTCAGAAAAAGGACTTGATGATTTGGTTGATTCGCTTTTAAAACTTTTTAAAGATTTTGATATTAAAGTTGCCTCAAATCATAAAGATGCTAAAAATACCAAGTATATTGAACTTTTAAATCATCTTTTAGCACTTAAACCACAAGAAAAGGATTCATAA
- a CDS encoding DEAD/DEAH box helicase family protein encodes MELTKSQSNAVEQLVEKTTSYLTSSEEIKTKLKKGIYFEAPTGSGKTFMILNYIDELIKWNKKYIGKEIVFVFVTLSSAELPKQTEERFNKYKIFIDNKNLNIERIESPSNLTGTAEFDKNYQFFAKPDSVFIMGGASFKSNSILREQGAIEAFLSEIKRKRQILIYIRDEAHIGDINKTSKGKKDKEDKEDKEDKDGKSFEEEMQQNATFILKMTATPKPDFPLVRLSEEDLINDTDLSGLKRITLLKAKKRHNCGLESGKDYDNEQILEIACQKFKEIKKQYNDNIEEPGLVGINPAMLIQIDSRSKKYAQKFYENEEKIIKILEKYNLSWVKYFEDKKESNLRQKSNFTLSDISEDTSSVDVIIFKIGPATGWDIPRACMLVQLRNISSTNLGIQVIGRIRRNPRPKYYLEDTSIAHKYFIYSNVNPKDKKVVKLFLKNEYKNDILISGQIELPGASAENRSEIINYIQYENNFEYEFNKAAKKEEVKILFEDGLRDYERYYNANKFISIDTVSIDIEEYGSARLIKSKISNIIELELAIIRLKNNLKKYFTSKIEDFFDKIKQKFLEDKKTNKQILDLIILLKYGQELARIYKKTIKDQVENAQYKLIFKERLPEEIEFNNTEKDKSVKTNDSFAYEKIDDKKSENNLPLDSEAERIFANKLIEISKSDQNIRFWAKNPVHAKLGFQYINGNEIANSYPDFLVIKNGNYFYFEIKNYDNDLDPKKTQLLISGYNQYFKENQINQINQINQINQINQINQINQINQINQINQINQINQINQINQINQKKLTVAVCWVKSNQLFYFAGSSNLEQIRDKIDFNKITNSNINDINNEEFEKKRKELTPMRLTEIIN; translated from the coding sequence ATGGAATTAACCAAATCTCAAAGTAATGCGGTTGAACAATTAGTTGAGAAAACAACTTCATATCTAACTAGTAGCGAAGAAATTAAGACAAAATTAAAAAAAGGAATTTATTTTGAAGCCCCGACAGGATCAGGAAAAACTTTCATGATTCTAAACTATATTGATGAATTAATTAAATGAAATAAAAAATACATTGGTAAGGAAATAGTTTTTGTATTTGTAACATTATCAAGTGCTGAATTACCTAAACAAACAGAAGAAAGATTTAATAAATATAAAATTTTTATAGATAATAAAAATTTAAATATAGAGAGAATTGAAAGCCCCTCAAACTTGACGGGAACGGCAGAATTTGATAAAAACTATCAATTTTTTGCCAAGCCTGATTCAGTTTTTATTATGGGTGGAGCATCTTTTAAATCAAATTCTATTTTACGTGAGCAAGGAGCAATTGAAGCATTTTTGTCTGAAATTAAACGAAAAAGGCAAATTCTTATTTATATAAGAGATGAGGCCCATATTGGTGATATTAACAAAACTTCAAAAGGCAAAAAAGACAAAGAAGACAAAGAAGACAAAGAAGACAAAGATGGCAAATCTTTTGAAGAAGAAATGCAACAAAATGCAACATTTATATTGAAAATGACAGCAACCCCAAAACCTGATTTCCCATTAGTTCGATTATCTGAAGAAGATTTAATAAATGATACAGATTTAAGTGGTCTTAAGAGGATTACACTTTTAAAAGCCAAAAAACGTCATAATTGTGGCTTAGAAAGTGGTAAAGATTATGATAATGAGCAAATTTTGGAAATAGCTTGTCAAAAATTTAAAGAAATTAAAAAACAATATAATGATAATATTGAAGAGCCTGGCTTAGTCGGTATTAACCCCGCAATGCTAATCCAAATTGATAGTAGAAGTAAAAAATATGCTCAAAAATTTTATGAAAATGAAGAAAAAATAATTAAAATACTCGAAAAATATAATCTTAGTTGAGTAAAATATTTTGAAGATAAAAAAGAAAGTAACTTGCGTCAAAAATCTAATTTCACATTAAGCGATATTTCTGAAGATACGTCTTCAGTTGATGTAATAATTTTTAAAATTGGCCCAGCAACAGGATGAGATATTCCAAGAGCATGTATGTTAGTCCAACTTAGAAATATTTCATCTACTAATTTAGGTATTCAGGTAATTGGTAGAATAAGAAGAAATCCTCGCCCTAAGTATTATTTAGAAGATACTTCCATTGCTCATAAATATTTTATTTATAGTAATGTTAACCCTAAGGATAAAAAAGTGGTTAAACTTTTTTTGAAGAATGAATATAAAAATGACATACTTATATCAGGCCAAATCGAACTTCCTGGAGCGTCTGCTGAAAATAGAAGTGAAATAATTAATTATATTCAATATGAAAACAATTTTGAATATGAATTTAACAAAGCCGCTAAGAAGGAAGAAGTTAAAATACTTTTTGAAGACGGTTTGAGAGATTATGAACGCTACTATAATGCCAATAAATTTATTTCTATTGATACTGTTTCTATCGATATTGAAGAATATGGTTCAGCAAGATTGATTAAATCAAAAATTTCAAACATTATTGAATTAGAATTAGCAATTATTAGACTTAAAAACAATTTAAAAAAGTATTTTACTTCTAAAATTGAAGACTTTTTTGACAAAATAAAACAAAAATTTTTAGAAGATAAAAAAACAAATAAACAAATTTTAGATTTAATTATTTTGTTAAAATATGGGCAAGAACTTGCTAGAATTTATAAAAAAACAATTAAAGATCAAGTTGAAAATGCTCAGTATAAACTTATTTTTAAAGAGCGTTTGCCTGAAGAAATTGAGTTTAATAATACTGAAAAAGATAAATCGGTGAAAACTAATGATTCTTTTGCTTATGAAAAAATTGATGACAAAAAATCAGAAAATAATCTTCCGTTAGATTCAGAAGCAGAACGGATTTTTGCAAATAAATTAATAGAAATTAGTAAATCAGATCAAAATATTCGTTTTTGAGCTAAAAACCCAGTCCATGCTAAATTAGGCTTTCAATACATTAATGGAAATGAAATTGCAAATTCATATCCTGATTTTTTGGTTATCAAAAATGGAAATTATTTTTATTTTGAAATCAAAAATTATGATAATGATTTAGATCCTAAAAAAACGCAATTATTAATAAGTGGTTATAATCAATATTTCAAAGAAAATCAAATAAATCAAATAAATCAAATAAATCAAATAAATCAAATAAATCAAATAAATCAAATAAATCAAATAAATCAAATAAATCAAATAAATCAAATAAATCAAATAAATCAAATAAATCAAATAAATCAAATAAATCAAAAAAAATTAACAGTAGCTGTTTGTTGAGTTAAGTCTAATCAACTATTTTATTTTGCAGGATCTTCTAATTTAGAACAAATTCGAGATAAAATTGATTTTAATAAAATAACAAATAGCAACATTAACGACATTAACAATGAAGAATTTGAGAAAAAAAGAAAAGAACTTACACCAATGCGTTTAACCGAAATCATAAATTAA